In Macrobrachium rosenbergii isolate ZJJX-2024 chromosome 4, ASM4041242v1, whole genome shotgun sequence, one genomic interval encodes:
- the LOC136837397 gene encoding cylicin-2-like, whose product MKEGEEAERMDKKLESVVSRMQEMMKGMFKEFFGEGAVGGGSPGSWDGLEGLQKVEKSGDESDGSDLGAVKKEKKGEMLAKGKREDKVKKGGEEKKKKGKGLRKDEKKVDIGKLEKSKEQDESELDSEDWIRVVKKKGKKSAVGRMDVSVEVDSLYLEE is encoded by the coding sequence ATGAAAGAGGGTGAAGAGGCTGAAAGAATGGATAAGAAGTTAGAGTCTGTAGTAAGCAGGatgcaggaaatgatgaagggaatGTTTAAGGAGTTCTTTGGAGAAGGAGCTGTAGGAGGAGGTTCCCCTGGGTCTTGGGATGGGCTAGAAGGGTTGCAGAAGGTAGAGAAGAGTGGAGATGAGAGTGATGGAAGTGATTTAGGTgcagtaaagaaggaaaagaagggagagaTGCTGGCTAAAGGTAAACGGGAGGACAAGGTTAAGAAAGGgggtgaggaaaagaagaaaaaaggaaaggggcttaggaaggatgagaagaaagTTGATATTGGGAAATTGGAAAAGAGTAAGGAACAAGATGAAAGTGAGTTGGATAGTGAAGATTGGATAAGGGTAGTTAAGAAGAAGGGTAAGAAAAGCGCAGTTGGGAGGATGGATGTTAGTGTGGAAGTGGATTCACTGTatttggaagaatga